Proteins from a single region of Thermotoga maritima MSB8:
- a CDS encoding thymidine kinase, with protein sequence MSGKLTVITGPMYSGKTTELLSFVEIYKLGKKKVAVFKPKIDSRYHSTMIVSHSGNGVEAHVIERPEEMRKYIEEDTRGVFIDEVQFFNPSLFEVVKDLLDRGIDVFCAGLDLTHKQNPFETTALLLSLADTVIKKKAVCHRCGEYNATLTLKVAGGEEEIDVGGQEKYIAVCRDCYNTLKKRV encoded by the coding sequence ATGTCGGGAAAATTGACCGTAATCACGGGTCCCATGTACTCCGGAAAGACAACCGAGCTTCTCTCCTTTGTGGAAATATACAAACTGGGAAAGAAAAAAGTCGCTGTTTTTAAACCAAAAATCGACAGCAGATATCACTCCACCATGATCGTCTCTCATTCTGGAAACGGTGTTGAAGCACACGTGATAGAACGTCCTGAAGAAATGCGAAAGTACATCGAAGAAGACACCCGGGGAGTTTTCATAGACGAGGTGCAGTTCTTCAATCCGAGTTTGTTTGAAGTGGTGAAAGATCTTCTCGACAGAGGAATAGATGTCTTCTGTGCAGGGCTCGATCTCACACACAAGCAAAATCCCTTTGAAACAACCGCTCTGCTCCTCAGTCTCGCCGACACCGTGATCAAAAAGAAGGCAGTCTGTCACAGATGCGGTGAGTACAACGCTACTCTCACACTAAAAGTAGCAGGAGGTGAAGAAGAAATAGACGTTGGGGGACAGGAAAAATACATTGCGGTCTGCAGAGACTGTTACAACACCCTCAAAAAACGAGTTTGA
- a CDS encoding ROK family transcriptional regulator translates to MPSPLLRRENKIKILRYILKNGKTTRNQLASNLNLAHSTLSYIIDELLDEGFLVFEEIKKKRGRPYQILSVNPEKFTAIGVKVGREEVRGVLFDARMNPLKEHRVQILSGMRNNDGYTRALRETIEQLRSENLLGVGICSSGIVKEGRVVVSHVMNVKDWDPRKVLKDLERILVMNDSDALCREISQRVNTDFLLVSYGVGIGASLWKDKKIHHIEMGHMLAASEGKCYCGQTGCLEYHSSEYAVLKSYLGKEIDFEDFITSEEEKYRQTIEELREKAREDFDSVKVHYEKAFKTFSVVLGNVIMGSGVSRVFFAGEGVVSEEMVKILEELVKVRFNRDFVGEVQFQVADANWMLGAARAVVDKYLPYIVK, encoded by the coding sequence GTGCCTTCACCGCTTCTTCGAAGAGAAAACAAGATAAAGATCCTGAGGTACATACTGAAAAATGGAAAAACTACCAGAAACCAGCTTGCCAGCAATTTGAACCTCGCACACAGCACTCTGAGCTACATAATCGACGAGTTGCTCGATGAAGGTTTCCTCGTCTTTGAGGAGATCAAAAAGAAGAGAGGGAGACCATATCAGATTTTGAGCGTCAATCCAGAGAAATTCACCGCGATCGGGGTGAAGGTAGGCCGCGAAGAGGTACGGGGTGTACTCTTTGACGCAAGAATGAATCCTTTGAAAGAACACAGAGTGCAGATTCTGTCCGGTATGAGAAACAACGACGGTTATACTCGTGCTCTCAGAGAAACCATCGAACAACTTCGCAGTGAAAATCTTCTCGGAGTGGGTATCTGCTCTTCTGGTATCGTGAAGGAAGGAAGAGTGGTTGTTTCTCATGTGATGAACGTGAAAGACTGGGATCCAAGGAAAGTCCTGAAAGATCTTGAAAGGATCCTCGTCATGAACGATTCGGATGCCCTCTGCCGGGAAATTTCCCAGAGAGTGAACACAGACTTTCTTCTGGTGAGCTACGGTGTCGGCATAGGTGCAAGTCTCTGGAAAGATAAGAAGATTCATCACATAGAGATGGGACATATGCTGGCCGCTTCGGAAGGAAAGTGCTACTGTGGACAGACAGGTTGTCTGGAGTATCACTCTTCAGAGTACGCTGTTTTGAAGTCTTACCTTGGAAAAGAGATCGATTTCGAAGATTTCATCACAAGTGAAGAAGAAAAGTACAGGCAGACAATCGAAGAATTGAGAGAAAAAGCCAGAGAAGATTTTGATTCTGTGAAAGTGCACTACGAAAAGGCATTCAAAACCTTTTCTGTGGTACTGGGGAACGTTATCATGGGTTCGGGTGTTTCTCGGGTGTTCTTCGCGGGAGAAGGTGTGGTAAGCGAAGAGATGGTCAAGATCCTGGAAGAGCTGGTTAAAGTTCGGTTCAACCGCGATTTTGTGGGAGAAGTGCAATTCCAGGTGGCCGATGCGAACTGGATGCTCGGCGCGGCTCGGGCGGTTGTTGACAAATACCTTCCTTATATTGTGAAATAA
- a CDS encoding sensor histidine kinase has product MLPVTSERKAFRKTQLIWTAVFTLSIVLIVAITVGAVFIVEKRRITTQFDGELRRTADLIERRLRAPGMMGMLRTFRGVDPLFVPRGEAFQFLLPSGEVFLEVGEQIGTPETPVEEGFSTEGNYRIFTKKIDLGDTTIFLRVGKDISDLIERSKRLLSMYLLVILFSAGGAAVFGYFVSSLALLPVRNAYNSLKRFSMDASHELKTPLSVLKTSLDVLKYREDLPDDVKNKLGIMEKNVEKMSKQINQLLLLVKSEGSLNSVVKERINLKDFLQQIVDEFKPKAESKGLELEIDCPEDLFLETEKDTLRVILENLVDNAVKFTEKGKVIVGARKEGRLTIYVQDTGPGIPKKEQKRIFERFYRISRNTEGSGLGLSIVKELASRLKAKVILESEEGKGSTFKLVF; this is encoded by the coding sequence ATGTTGCCCGTGACGAGTGAAAGAAAGGCCTTCAGAAAAACACAGCTCATCTGGACGGCCGTGTTCACACTCTCCATAGTTCTCATAGTGGCCATCACAGTGGGCGCTGTTTTCATTGTAGAAAAGAGAAGAATAACCACCCAATTCGATGGTGAGCTGAGGAGAACGGCGGATCTCATCGAAAGAAGATTGAGAGCGCCTGGAATGATGGGAATGCTCCGCACGTTTAGGGGAGTGGATCCCCTTTTTGTCCCACGTGGTGAGGCGTTCCAGTTCCTGCTTCCCTCGGGAGAGGTCTTTCTGGAGGTGGGAGAACAGATAGGAACTCCCGAAACTCCCGTGGAAGAGGGGTTTTCCACGGAAGGGAACTACAGGATTTTCACCAAAAAGATAGATCTGGGAGACACCACAATATTCCTGAGAGTGGGAAAGGACATCTCCGATCTCATAGAGCGAAGTAAAAGACTTCTTTCCATGTATTTGCTCGTGATTCTGTTTTCTGCGGGGGGAGCCGCTGTATTCGGATATTTCGTGTCCAGCCTGGCTCTGCTTCCTGTGAGGAATGCCTACAACAGCCTGAAAAGATTCTCGATGGACGCCTCCCACGAGTTGAAGACGCCTCTCTCTGTTCTGAAAACAAGTCTCGATGTTTTGAAGTATCGAGAAGATTTACCAGATGATGTGAAAAACAAGCTGGGCATAATGGAAAAGAACGTCGAGAAGATGAGCAAACAAATAAACCAGCTCCTTCTTCTCGTGAAAAGCGAAGGTTCTCTCAACAGCGTTGTGAAGGAAAGAATAAACCTCAAGGATTTTCTCCAGCAAATCGTAGATGAATTCAAGCCGAAAGCAGAATCAAAGGGGCTGGAGCTGGAAATAGATTGCCCAGAAGATCTATTTTTAGAAACCGAGAAAGACACCTTGAGGGTGATACTGGAGAATCTGGTCGACAATGCTGTGAAGTTCACGGAGAAAGGGAAAGTGATCGTCGGTGCAAGAAAGGAAGGTAGATTAACCATCTACGTTCAGGACACAGGACCTGGAATTCCGAAAAAAGAGCAGAAGAGAATCTTTGAGAGATTCTACAGAATATCCAGAAACACAGAGGGTTCCGGACTTGGTCTTTCCATAGTCAAAGAACTCGCTTCCAGATTGAAAGCGAAGGTAATTCTTGAAAGCGAAGAAGGAAAAGGTAGCACCTTCAAACTCGTTTTTTGA
- a CDS encoding NAD(P)/FAD-dependent oxidoreductase: MRYVIVGSGPAGLNAIEAIREVDKEGEILLITAEKYVGYSRPLITYLLGRKVTEEKMYYRTEDYLREMRVDIKPATRVEKVIPEEKTVVTDSGEEIRYDKLLIATGGKPFVPNIEGLTGKKGVFTFTTWEDEEKVEKYIEENDVKEAVVLGGGLIGLKTTEALMELGVKVTIVELADRILSVTFDRKASEIITEALKKEGCSVITNDTVVKVNGDDTVSSVVLKSGKEIPTKLLVIAIGVKPNVEFLKDSGIEINRGIVVNEKMETNVEGVYAAGDCTEFYDLIDGQRKTIAIWPVAVAQGRVAGYNMAGKNVRYPGGIPMNSVELAGIPTISVGHSNVEDGGYEILTFEEGNTYKKMVLKDNRLVGAILVNDIDRAGIYTGLILQKLDVSSFKDRLLDENFGLVYLPKEFRKKMLEGEIKIWLE; this comes from the coding sequence ATGAGGTACGTGATAGTTGGATCCGGACCAGCCGGTTTGAACGCGATAGAAGCGATCAGAGAAGTTGACAAAGAAGGAGAAATCCTTCTGATCACGGCAGAGAAATACGTGGGATACTCAAGACCTTTGATCACCTACTTGCTTGGAAGAAAGGTCACAGAGGAGAAGATGTATTACAGAACGGAAGACTATCTGAGAGAAATGAGGGTCGATATAAAACCCGCTACAAGAGTCGAAAAGGTGATACCAGAGGAGAAAACAGTAGTAACAGACAGCGGAGAAGAAATTCGCTACGACAAACTCCTGATTGCCACCGGTGGAAAGCCGTTTGTTCCAAACATAGAGGGACTCACTGGAAAGAAAGGTGTGTTCACATTCACCACGTGGGAAGACGAAGAGAAGGTAGAAAAGTACATAGAAGAAAACGATGTGAAAGAAGCCGTGGTGCTCGGTGGAGGTCTGATCGGTCTTAAAACAACGGAAGCGCTGATGGAACTCGGAGTGAAGGTCACCATCGTTGAACTGGCAGACAGGATACTCTCTGTTACCTTCGACAGAAAGGCATCTGAGATCATCACCGAAGCTTTGAAAAAAGAAGGATGCAGCGTTATAACGAACGACACAGTGGTGAAAGTGAACGGTGACGACACGGTTTCCTCCGTTGTTCTAAAAAGCGGAAAGGAGATCCCAACAAAGCTTCTCGTCATCGCAATTGGAGTAAAGCCGAATGTGGAATTTCTCAAAGACTCCGGGATAGAAATAAACCGCGGTATTGTGGTGAACGAAAAGATGGAAACAAACGTGGAAGGTGTTTACGCTGCGGGAGACTGCACTGAATTCTACGATCTGATAGATGGTCAGAGAAAAACGATCGCCATCTGGCCTGTGGCCGTTGCGCAGGGAAGAGTGGCTGGCTACAACATGGCTGGGAAAAACGTGAGATATCCCGGCGGTATCCCGATGAACTCCGTTGAACTCGCCGGTATTCCAACCATATCTGTCGGGCACTCGAACGTGGAAGACGGTGGGTATGAAATCCTCACCTTCGAAGAAGGAAATACTTACAAAAAAATGGTGTTGAAGGACAACAGACTCGTAGGTGCTATCCTCGTGAACGACATAGACAGGGCCGGAATCTACACAGGCCTCATCCTTCAAAAACTCGACGTGTCTTCTTTCAAAGACAGACTACTCGACGAGAACTTCGGCCTCGTTTACCTTCCAAAAGAGTTCAGAAAGAAGATGCTGGAGGGGGAAATCAAGATATGGTTAGAATAG
- a CDS encoding glutamate synthase-related protein, with protein sequence MAKRKVPPEFVVERDDYKCIRCLACVRVCSYGANFYDENANRVYTENTKCVGCHFCEAICPTEAITVRKNDFDIRPLAHWTPEHLIGIMKQAETGGVLLTSMGNDRPYFSYFDRIVLNASQVTNPSIDPLREPMEIRTYIGRKEEKLEIEEDEDGTVKLKTEIAPQLKLEVPVMFTAMSYGSISLNAILSLARAARTVGTFFNTGEGGLPKELREFKDNMIVQVASGRFGVSADYLNAGSAVEIKIGQGAKPGIGGHLPGEKVTEPISETRMIPVGTDALSPAPHHDIYSIEDLRQLIYAIKEATRYEKPVGVKIAAVHNVAPIAAGAVRAGADYIVIDGIRGGTGAAPKITRDHVGIPIEFAVAVVDQRLREEGIRHMASIVVAGGIRNSADVIKAIALGADAVYIGTAALISLGCHLCQTCYLGKCNWGIATQDPKLTKRLNPEIGARRAANLLRAWAHEIKEILGGMGINAIESLRGNREVLRGVGLHEYELKLLGIKPAGEAW encoded by the coding sequence ATGGCTAAGAGAAAAGTACCCCCCGAATTTGTTGTGGAACGCGATGATTATAAATGTATAAGGTGTCTCGCCTGTGTGAGGGTTTGTTCCTACGGTGCGAACTTCTACGATGAAAACGCCAACAGAGTGTACACAGAAAACACCAAGTGTGTTGGATGTCACTTCTGTGAGGCTATCTGTCCAACAGAGGCCATCACGGTTCGAAAGAACGATTTCGACATAAGGCCTCTTGCCCACTGGACTCCAGAACATCTCATAGGCATCATGAAGCAGGCAGAAACCGGAGGAGTTCTTCTCACCAGCATGGGCAACGACCGACCTTATTTCAGCTATTTCGACCGCATAGTGCTCAACGCGAGTCAGGTGACGAATCCTTCGATAGACCCCCTCAGAGAACCCATGGAAATCAGAACGTACATCGGAAGAAAAGAAGAAAAACTGGAAATTGAAGAAGACGAGGATGGAACAGTGAAACTCAAAACAGAGATCGCTCCTCAGCTCAAACTGGAAGTTCCAGTCATGTTCACCGCCATGTCCTACGGTTCGATCAGTTTGAACGCAATCCTTTCACTCGCAAGAGCTGCAAGGACCGTGGGAACCTTCTTCAACACAGGTGAAGGAGGACTCCCGAAAGAACTGAGAGAGTTCAAGGACAACATGATCGTTCAGGTTGCATCCGGACGCTTCGGTGTGAGTGCAGATTATCTGAACGCTGGATCTGCGGTTGAGATAAAGATAGGGCAGGGTGCAAAGCCGGGTATCGGTGGACACCTTCCGGGAGAAAAGGTCACCGAGCCCATATCGGAAACCAGAATGATTCCCGTTGGAACCGATGCTCTCTCTCCCGCACCGCACCACGACATCTACTCCATAGAAGACCTGAGACAGCTCATCTACGCCATAAAGGAAGCCACAAGATACGAAAAACCAGTTGGTGTCAAGATCGCTGCAGTCCACAACGTGGCTCCAATCGCTGCCGGTGCAGTCAGAGCCGGTGCGGACTACATAGTGATAGACGGTATAAGGGGTGGTACAGGAGCCGCTCCCAAGATAACAAGAGATCACGTCGGAATTCCCATAGAATTCGCTGTAGCCGTTGTTGATCAGAGGCTCAGAGAGGAAGGCATAAGGCACATGGCCTCTATCGTGGTTGCGGGTGGAATCAGAAACAGTGCCGATGTGATCAAAGCGATCGCACTCGGAGCGGACGCGGTTTACATAGGAACGGCCGCTCTCATTTCACTCGGCTGTCATCTCTGTCAGACGTGTTACCTTGGAAAGTGCAACTGGGGAATCGCCACCCAGGATCCAAAACTCACAAAGAGACTGAATCCAGAGATAGGCGCAAGAAGAGCCGCGAACCTTCTGAGAGCCTGGGCTCATGAGATAAAAGAAATCCTCGGTGGAATGGGTATCAACGCCATAGAGTCACTGAGAGGCAACAGGGAAGTCCTCAGGGGTGTGGGACTCCACGAATACGAGTTGAAACTCCTTGGTATTAAACCCGCAGGAGAGGCGTGGTGA
- a CDS encoding response regulator transcription factor, translated as MNVRVLVVEDERDLADLITEALKKEMFTVDVCYDGEEGMYMALNEPFDVVILDIMLPVHDGWEILKSMRESGVNTPVLMLTALSDVEYRVKGLNMGADDYLPKPFDLRELIARVRALIRRKSESKSTKLVCGDLILDTATKKAYRGSKEIDLTKKEYQILEYLVMNKNRVVTKEELQEHLWSFDDEVFSDVLRSHIKNLRKKVDKGFKKKIIHTVRGIGYVARDE; from the coding sequence ATGAACGTGAGAGTCCTTGTGGTAGAAGACGAAAGAGATCTCGCCGATCTGATAACCGAGGCTTTAAAGAAAGAAATGTTCACCGTCGATGTCTGTTACGATGGCGAAGAGGGTATGTACATGGCTTTGAACGAACCTTTCGATGTTGTGATTCTTGACATAATGCTTCCCGTCCACGATGGGTGGGAGATCCTGAAGTCTATGAGAGAAAGTGGAGTGAACACCCCCGTTTTGATGCTCACGGCTCTTTCGGATGTGGAGTACCGTGTGAAAGGTCTCAACATGGGAGCGGACGATTACCTTCCTAAACCCTTCGATCTCAGAGAGCTCATAGCCAGGGTGAGAGCTCTCATCAGAAGAAAGAGCGAAAGCAAAAGCACAAAACTCGTGTGCGGTGACCTGATTCTGGATACAGCCACTAAAAAGGCATACAGGGGCAGTAAAGAAATAGATTTGACAAAGAAAGAGTACCAAATTTTGGAATACCTTGTGATGAACAAAAACAGAGTTGTCACGAAGGAGGAGCTCCAGGAACACCTGTGGAGCTTCGATGATGAAGTTTTCTCCGATGTTTTGAGAAGTCATATAAAGAATTTGAGGAAAAAAGTGGACAAAGGGTTTAAAAAGAAAATAATTCACACGGTGAGAGGTATCGGTTATGTTGCCCGTGACGAGTGA
- a CDS encoding 4Fe-4S dicluster domain-containing protein, with translation MRRILIREEYCMGCKLCEINCVAAQVGTGNLIKVYRYVPELPEPNVIVEEHDYVTFALQCRNCDDPSCLKACMTGAMHRDPKTGAIRVNQEKCVGCWMCVMACPFGVIRRNTKEKKVASKCDLCADRGTPGCVEGCPNEALVLVEVRE, from the coding sequence GTGAGAAGAATACTTATCAGGGAAGAGTACTGCATGGGATGTAAGCTGTGTGAGATAAACTGCGTCGCTGCACAGGTGGGAACGGGAAACCTCATAAAGGTGTACAGATACGTCCCGGAACTTCCCGAACCAAACGTGATAGTGGAAGAGCACGATTACGTCACTTTCGCACTTCAGTGCAGAAACTGTGATGATCCATCCTGTCTGAAGGCCTGTATGACGGGCGCGATGCACAGAGATCCAAAAACAGGAGCCATCAGAGTGAATCAAGAAAAGTGTGTAGGATGCTGGATGTGTGTGATGGCCTGTCCCTTCGGTGTGATAAGAAGGAACACGAAAGAAAAGAAAGTTGCCTCAAAGTGTGATCTCTGTGCCGATAGAGGAACTCCTGGCTGTGTCGAAGGCTGTCCAAACGAAGCGCTCGTTCTGGTTGAGGTGAGAGAATGA
- a CDS encoding glycosyltransferase yields the protein MDVVLRERSIEEYRTIIGNEVDEIKKLAEPLKGKKVLHVNATAYGGGVAEILHNLVPLMRSVGLDARWRVIEAPDEFFNVTKKFHNTLQGADIEISEEEWNLYEEVCRKNAELIQDEELFVIHDSQPAAVRKFVDLNDRKWIWRCHIDLSTPNMKVWQKFSQYLEGYNRLVFHLEEYFPQGWKERSIAFPPSIDPLSEKNRDLDEDTIRKTLERLEIDPERPLITVVARFDPWKDLFSAIDVYRLVKKEIPEVQLAVVSAMAADDPEGWFFFEKVLRYAGTDEDIKFCTNLKGVGNKEVNAIQRATTVALHTATREGFGLVISEALYKRVPVVARPVGGVKIQVKHGENGYLAWEREDLAGYVVKLIKDEELRRKMGEKGRQTVVENFIITVHLKNYLKLFLDLLR from the coding sequence GTGGATGTTGTGTTGAGAGAGCGAAGCATAGAGGAGTACCGCACCATAATCGGAAACGAGGTGGACGAGATAAAAAAACTCGCAGAACCTCTTAAAGGAAAAAAGGTGCTCCACGTCAATGCGACTGCCTACGGTGGAGGAGTTGCTGAAATTCTCCACAATCTCGTTCCGCTTATGAGATCGGTTGGTCTGGATGCCAGATGGAGGGTCATAGAGGCACCCGATGAGTTCTTCAATGTCACAAAAAAGTTTCACAACACGCTTCAGGGAGCAGATATAGAGATTTCAGAGGAAGAATGGAACCTTTACGAAGAGGTCTGCAGAAAAAACGCAGAACTGATCCAGGATGAAGAGTTATTCGTGATCCACGATTCCCAACCAGCAGCTGTGAGAAAGTTTGTGGATTTGAACGACAGGAAGTGGATCTGGAGATGTCATATAGATCTATCCACTCCAAACATGAAGGTCTGGCAAAAATTTTCTCAGTATCTGGAAGGATACAACAGACTCGTTTTCCATCTCGAGGAGTATTTCCCGCAGGGATGGAAAGAAAGGAGCATTGCTTTTCCACCGAGTATAGACCCCCTGAGTGAAAAGAATCGAGATCTTGACGAAGACACGATAAGAAAAACTCTTGAAAGACTCGAAATAGACCCGGAGAGACCTCTGATAACTGTTGTGGCTCGATTTGATCCGTGGAAAGATCTCTTCAGTGCCATCGACGTCTATAGACTGGTGAAGAAAGAGATCCCGGAGGTTCAGCTTGCCGTGGTTTCCGCCATGGCGGCGGACGATCCAGAAGGATGGTTCTTCTTTGAGAAGGTCCTCAGATACGCCGGAACGGACGAAGATATAAAATTCTGCACGAACCTGAAAGGTGTTGGAAACAAGGAAGTGAACGCTATTCAGAGGGCCACAACCGTTGCTCTTCACACGGCAACAAGAGAAGGCTTTGGTCTCGTCATAAGTGAAGCCCTTTACAAGAGGGTTCCGGTCGTGGCAAGGCCAGTTGGTGGTGTTAAGATACAGGTGAAACATGGAGAAAATGGTTATTTGGCATGGGAAAGAGAAGACCTTGCGGGGTACGTGGTAAAACTCATAAAGGATGAAGAACTCAGAAGAAAAATGGGAGAAAAAGGAAGGCAAACCGTGGTGGAAAATTTCATTATCACGGTGCATCTGAAGAACTATCTGAAACTCTTCTTAGATCTGTTGAGGTGA
- a CDS encoding ammonium transporter produces the protein MRKRVFSLLLVLAFLSVGFAQDGVTDVGWSLDMVWILISAALVFFMQAGFAMVESGFTRAKNTVNVLMKNLMDFAIGSVVFFIFGYWIMFGKHPLTFDPSTKEGLWDFAMWMFQMAFAGTAATIVSGAMAERTKFPAYLAYTGFITGIIYSVVGRWIWGGGWLAQKGFIDFAGSTVVHSVGGWAAMIGASLLGPRFGKYDSQGNPKPIPGHNIPLAALGTFILWFGWFGFNGGSTLAGTNGAIGMIILNTNLAAATGALAAMVTVWAKYGKPDASMTMNGALAGLVAITAPCAVVSPVSSLIIGAIGGVIVVFAVEFFDKVLKIDDPVGAISVHGVNGAWGTLAVGLFAESKYALASGMGDVNGLFFGGGVHQLGVQFLGVVSVFAWTVVTSFLVFWFIKKTIGLRVDRDIELKGLDIEEHGMEGYADFEIFTTR, from the coding sequence ATGCGAAAGAGAGTTTTTTCCTTGTTGCTAGTTCTTGCTTTTCTTTCTGTGGGTTTCGCCCAGGACGGTGTCACAGATGTCGGCTGGTCACTCGACATGGTCTGGATCCTCATTTCCGCAGCGCTGGTCTTCTTCATGCAAGCGGGTTTTGCCATGGTAGAGTCCGGTTTCACCCGCGCAAAGAACACGGTGAATGTGCTCATGAAAAACCTCATGGATTTTGCGATCGGATCTGTGGTCTTCTTCATCTTCGGCTACTGGATCATGTTCGGGAAACATCCTCTCACCTTTGATCCCTCCACAAAAGAAGGTCTCTGGGATTTTGCCATGTGGATGTTTCAGATGGCTTTCGCAGGTACGGCCGCGACGATTGTGTCCGGAGCGATGGCAGAGCGCACTAAGTTTCCCGCGTACCTCGCTTACACAGGTTTCATAACAGGAATCATCTATTCGGTTGTTGGAAGGTGGATCTGGGGAGGAGGATGGCTTGCACAGAAAGGTTTTATCGATTTTGCAGGTTCCACAGTTGTTCATTCTGTTGGTGGATGGGCTGCCATGATAGGTGCATCCCTTCTTGGTCCCAGGTTTGGAAAGTACGACAGTCAAGGTAATCCCAAGCCTATTCCAGGGCACAACATTCCTCTTGCTGCTCTCGGAACCTTCATCCTATGGTTTGGATGGTTCGGGTTCAATGGAGGAAGCACTCTTGCCGGAACGAACGGTGCGATAGGGATGATCATATTGAACACCAACCTCGCTGCTGCCACTGGAGCACTCGCTGCAATGGTCACCGTATGGGCAAAATATGGAAAGCCGGATGCGAGTATGACGATGAACGGTGCTCTTGCTGGCCTTGTTGCCATCACCGCACCGTGTGCTGTGGTGTCTCCTGTGAGTTCTTTGATCATAGGAGCGATCGGAGGGGTGATCGTAGTGTTTGCGGTTGAGTTCTTCGACAAAGTTTTGAAAATCGACGATCCCGTTGGGGCCATATCCGTTCATGGTGTCAACGGTGCTTGGGGGACTCTCGCCGTGGGACTCTTTGCGGAGAGCAAGTACGCTCTTGCAAGCGGGATGGGGGATGTGAACGGACTCTTCTTCGGAGGAGGAGTGCATCAACTTGGAGTTCAGTTTCTGGGGGTGGTCAGTGTGTTTGCCTGGACGGTAGTGACCAGTTTCCTTGTTTTCTGGTTCATCAAAAAGACAATTGGTTTGAGGGTAGACAGAGACATAGAGTTGAAGGGGCTGGATATAGAGGAGCACGGCATGGAAGGATACGCTGATTTTGAAATCTTCACCACAAGATGA
- a CDS encoding class II glutamine amidotransferase — MSYDLPRLTPDKDFKVPSACGVSGIMNTSGKRFSGSVIVESMALMRERGNGLGAGYAAYGIYPELKDLYCFHMLYDSDLDKKNAEEYIKDHYEIIESEPIPTRKNPHIKEVHILWRYFLKPKFIPEDMSEEDFVVSTVMFINEKINGAFVMSSGKNMGVFKGVGFPEDIADFYRIDEYKGYIWTAHNRFPTNTVGWWGGAHPFGILDWTVVHNGEISSYGINRRFLEAYGYKCTLMTDTEVVAYLVDLFMRRFGYSPQLTAKILAAPLWKDIDLMPEEERKLYTALRMNYGGALLNGPFAIIVANNNMMMGLNDRIKLRPLVAATKDDFLYIASEESAIRVVCPEPDEVWAPKAGDPVVGVLKSARKTQVVLEGENG, encoded by the coding sequence TTGTCCTATGACCTTCCCCGTCTGACACCAGATAAAGATTTCAAAGTCCCATCCGCCTGTGGAGTCTCCGGGATAATGAACACCTCTGGAAAGAGATTCAGCGGTAGCGTGATCGTGGAAAGCATGGCACTCATGAGAGAAAGAGGAAACGGGCTTGGGGCTGGATACGCTGCGTATGGAATATATCCGGAGTTGAAAGATCTTTACTGTTTCCACATGCTCTACGACAGCGATCTCGATAAGAAAAATGCCGAAGAATACATAAAAGATCACTACGAAATCATCGAAAGTGAACCCATCCCCACCAGGAAAAATCCCCACATCAAGGAAGTCCACATCCTCTGGCGCTATTTTCTGAAGCCAAAATTCATTCCTGAAGACATGAGCGAAGAGGACTTTGTCGTCAGCACTGTCATGTTCATAAACGAAAAAATAAACGGAGCCTTCGTCATGTCCAGTGGAAAGAACATGGGTGTTTTCAAGGGAGTGGGATTTCCGGAAGACATCGCTGATTTCTACAGAATAGACGAGTACAAGGGTTACATCTGGACAGCACACAACAGGTTCCCCACAAACACCGTCGGATGGTGGGGAGGAGCACATCCGTTCGGTATTCTCGACTGGACGGTCGTTCACAACGGAGAAATATCTTCCTACGGTATAAACAGAAGGTTTCTGGAAGCGTACGGCTACAAATGTACACTCATGACGGACACTGAAGTGGTAGCGTACCTGGTGGATCTCTTCATGAGACGGTTCGGCTACAGTCCTCAGCTCACAGCGAAGATCCTCGCAGCGCCTCTCTGGAAAGATATAGACCTCATGCCAGAAGAGGAAAGAAAACTCTACACCGCTTTGAGAATGAACTACGGAGGAGCACTTTTGAACGGACCGTTTGCCATTATCGTTGCGAACAACAACATGATGATGGGGCTGAACGACAGAATAAAGCTCAGACCACTCGTCGCCGCTACAAAAGACGACTTTCTATACATCGCTTCCGAGGAGTCCGCTATAAGAGTTGTTTGCCCGGAACCTGATGAGGTCTGGGCTCCAAAAGCCGGTGATCCCGTCGTTGGAGTGCTGAAATCCGCCAGGAAAACTCAGGTGGTACTGGAGGGAGAAAATGGCTAA